The following are encoded in a window of Methanofastidiosum sp. genomic DNA:
- a CDS encoding MarR family transcriptional regulator encodes MSKELKKSFKCLLIALIFLFLILPLSSSPMLADNEIEITYLKIDVEIMEDHSLKESIDIILYPKNEIDFNLYLPNGYKNLEVIYNDEKLNPPTNQAIRLASNELNSIKITYTISDAVEVKKKDFVYMKELVYSNVKNLIFRIKLPPAYGINNEDISAIIPEPTYLQSDGKRIIVLWEMKSPSTPMMFKIKYNSLVSNNGFGTNILVPLAIVLILLIFVGMLIFYRSSKNRDVEVKIPPSLLSEDEMTICEIIKNEGGKIKQKRLSSITGFSKAKITKILTNLEKKELIEREPIGRTFVITLKKKIDH; translated from the coding sequence ATGTCAAAAGAATTGAAAAAATCCTTTAAATGTTTATTAATAGCTCTAATATTCCTTTTTTTGATATTGCCTTTATCTTCTTCACCTATGCTTGCCGATAATGAAATTGAGATTACATATCTCAAAATAGACGTTGAGATAATGGAAGATCATTCATTGAAAGAATCGATTGACATTATCCTATACCCAAAAAATGAAATTGATTTTAATTTATACCTGCCAAATGGCTACAAAAATCTGGAAGTTATATACAATGATGAAAAACTCAATCCGCCTACAAATCAAGCAATAAGATTGGCTTCAAATGAATTAAACAGCATAAAGATAACTTATACCATTTCAGATGCTGTAGAAGTAAAGAAAAAAGATTTTGTGTATATGAAGGAGCTAGTCTATTCAAATGTCAAAAATCTTATTTTTAGGATAAAACTTCCTCCTGCTTACGGCATTAACAATGAAGATATATCTGCAATTATCCCAGAACCCACATATCTGCAAAGCGATGGAAAAAGGATTATTGTTCTTTGGGAGATGAAATCTCCTTCAACTCCGATGATGTTTAAAATTAAGTACAATTCACTTGTATCAAATAATGGATTTGGTACAAATATTTTAGTCCCGTTGGCAATTGTTCTAATACTATTAATTTTTGTAGGAATGCTTATCTTTTATAGATCTTCAAAAAATAGAGACGTGGAAGTCAAGATTCCGCCTTCCCTTCTTTCAGAGGATGAGATGACTATATGTGAAATAATAAAAAACGAAGGTGGGAAGATAAAACAGAAGAGATTATCAAGTATAACGGGATTTTCAAAAGCTAAAATAACTAAAATTCTTACAAATCTTGAAAAGAAAGAGTTAATTGAAAGAGAACCGATTGGCAGGACGTTTGTCATTACTTTAAAAAAGAAAATTGACCATTAG
- a CDS encoding signal recognition particle protein Srp54: MVLDSLSGALSGALRKLTKAGVVDESLIKELVKDIQKALLLSDVNVKLVFELSKNIESRAMEEKLPKGVSRKEHIIKIVYEELSKFMGSDTKKEHLPDKKGKIVLMIGIQGGGKTTTTGKLARFYQKRGFRVGVVGADTWRPGAFEQLKQFCAENNIPVFGDPKEKDSIKLAREGVKFFKEKTSDIIIVDTAGRHREEKGLIEEMTEISNTINPDEVTLVIDGTIGQQAFVQAEGFANATTVGSIIVTKLDGSAKGGGALSAAAATGAPIKFIGTGERIDSIEPFDPKRFVSRLLGLGDLETLLEKVKEASEAEDYSKLDKDKILTGKFDLFDMYSQLEMVSKMGPLKQVLSMIPGMGANLPTDMVEVGEEKLTKFRIIMDSMTMQEKKNPKIINHERIRRISRGSGTNQGEVKELLNQYAMIKKFLKGMNKRQLRGMKGKMPMMPPGFEM; this comes from the coding sequence ATGGTCTTAGACTCGCTTTCGGGCGCATTAAGCGGTGCATTGAGAAAATTGACAAAGGCAGGGGTAGTTGATGAATCTCTTATAAAAGAGCTTGTTAAGGACATTCAAAAGGCACTCTTACTTTCTGATGTCAATGTTAAGCTAGTCTTTGAATTATCGAAGAATATAGAATCAAGAGCAATGGAAGAAAAACTACCAAAAGGTGTGTCGAGAAAGGAGCACATAATAAAGATAGTTTATGAAGAGCTTTCAAAATTTATGGGTTCTGATACCAAAAAGGAGCATCTTCCAGATAAAAAAGGCAAAATAGTCTTGATGATAGGTATTCAGGGGGGCGGAAAGACCACAACTACCGGAAAACTTGCTAGATTTTACCAAAAACGAGGATTTAGGGTAGGTGTTGTCGGGGCAGATACTTGGAGACCTGGAGCATTTGAACAGTTAAAACAGTTCTGTGCCGAGAATAACATACCTGTGTTTGGGGATCCAAAGGAAAAGGACAGTATCAAACTAGCAAGGGAAGGAGTAAAATTCTTTAAGGAAAAGACTTCGGACATAATTATTGTTGATACAGCCGGAAGGCACAGAGAAGAAAAAGGATTAATAGAGGAGATGACTGAAATCTCCAATACAATAAATCCTGACGAAGTAACACTTGTTATTGATGGTACAATTGGCCAACAAGCCTTTGTTCAAGCTGAAGGATTTGCAAATGCAACTACAGTAGGATCTATAATAGTAACAAAACTAGATGGTTCGGCTAAAGGGGGAGGGGCACTATCTGCAGCAGCTGCTACAGGTGCACCTATTAAATTTATAGGAACAGGGGAAAGAATCGATTCTATAGAGCCTTTTGATCCAAAGAGGTTCGTTTCACGCTTATTGGGTCTTGGAGATCTTGAAACTCTTTTAGAGAAAGTAAAAGAAGCCTCTGAAGCAGAAGATTACTCAAAGCTTGACAAGGATAAGATACTTACAGGAAAGTTCGATCTCTTTGACATGTATAGTCAACTTGAAATGGTAAGCAAAATGGGTCCATTGAAGCAGGTACTTTCTATGATACCTGGAATGGGGGCAAATCTTCCAACAGACATGGTCGAAGTTGGAGAAGAGAAACTTACAAAATTTAGAATAATAATGGATTCTATGACGATGCAGGAAAAGAAGAATCCCAAGATTATTAATCATGAGCGCATAAGAAGAATTTCTAGAGGGTCTGGTACAAATCAGGGCGAGGTAAAAGAGCTATTAAATCAGTATGCAATGATTAAGAAGTTCTTGAAAGGCATGAACAAAAGACAACTCAGAGGCATGAAGGGAAAAATGCCTATGATGCCACCTGGATTTGAAATGTGA
- the cobB gene encoding hydrogenobyrinic acid a,c-diamide synthase (glutamine-hydrolyzing) has product MKIPRIVISGTASGVGKTSISCGIMKALSKKKKVAPFKVGPDFIDPIYHRFATGNFSRNLDTFFMEKDALIENFTRGADKKDIAIIEGVRGLYEGIDPVQEIGSTSHVSKILDSPVILVMNTRSLTKSAAAYIKGFQALDPNVKIRGVILNQVRDDVHYQKLKKAIEAFTDVEIVGSIERGAISLNSRHLGLVPLIERDDREEVMEDLGKEIENSLDVDKIKGIADEAEDLEKKEGFLFKINPELKNSKITVGIPFDKAFSFYYRENIEALEENGAKIRYFRPTEGENLPEADCYYIGGGYPEIYPDSISRNQDFLKGLKSAFEESKPIYGECGGLMMLSKYIEVENKRYPMAGIFDEGTLMKKSKQGLSYVVAQPTEKHFFLKDNVKGHEFHYSKMEPLPNKQDFAYRILRGKGINNGMDGLIKNKCIGSYLHVHVGGAPSWASSFLESVYR; this is encoded by the coding sequence TTGAAGATACCTAGGATTGTAATTTCTGGAACTGCTTCTGGTGTTGGCAAGACTTCAATTTCTTGTGGGATAATGAAAGCACTATCCAAGAAAAAGAAGGTTGCGCCTTTCAAAGTAGGGCCAGATTTTATTGATCCAATATATCATAGATTTGCCACGGGGAACTTCTCTAGAAATCTTGATACTTTTTTTATGGAAAAAGATGCACTAATCGAGAATTTTACAAGAGGCGCAGATAAGAAAGATATAGCAATCATAGAAGGTGTAAGGGGCCTATATGAAGGAATTGATCCAGTTCAAGAAATCGGTTCAACTTCACATGTTTCAAAGATTTTAGATTCTCCAGTAATTCTTGTGATGAACACTCGTTCATTGACAAAAAGTGCAGCTGCATATATCAAAGGATTTCAAGCCCTAGACCCAAATGTCAAAATAAGAGGAGTTATCTTAAATCAGGTTAGAGATGATGTCCACTATCAAAAATTAAAAAAGGCTATAGAAGCTTTTACAGACGTTGAGATTGTAGGCAGCATTGAGAGAGGTGCAATATCATTGAACTCTAGGCATCTCGGACTAGTACCCCTTATTGAAAGAGATGATAGAGAAGAAGTTATGGAAGATCTAGGAAAAGAGATTGAAAATTCCCTTGATGTTGATAAAATAAAAGGTATAGCAGATGAAGCAGAAGACTTAGAGAAAAAAGAAGGATTTTTATTTAAAATTAATCCAGAATTAAAGAATAGTAAAATTACTGTTGGTATACCATTCGACAAAGCTTTCAGTTTTTACTATAGAGAAAATATAGAAGCCCTGGAAGAAAATGGCGCTAAAATAAGGTATTTCAGACCTACTGAAGGAGAGAATTTGCCTGAAGCTGACTGTTATTACATTGGTGGAGGATATCCTGAGATATATCCTGACAGTATATCAAGAAATCAAGATTTTTTAAAAGGCTTGAAATCTGCTTTTGAAGAATCTAAACCGATATACGGCGAATGTGGTGGGCTAATGATGCTTTCCAAATACATAGAAGTAGAAAATAAAAGATATCCTATGGCAGGAATATTCGACGAAGGAACGTTAATGAAAAAAAGTAAACAGGGTTTAAGTTATGTTGTTGCACAACCTACTGAAAAGCACTTCTTCTTAAAGGATAACGTAAAGGGCCATGAATTCCATTATTCCAAAATGGAACCTTTGCCCAATAAACAAGACTTTGCCTACAGGATTTTAAGGGGTAAAGGAATTAATAATGGTATGGACGGATTAATAAAAAATAAATGTATTGGTTCCTATTTGCATGTTCACGTTGGAGGTGCCCCTTCGTGGGCCTCTTCATTTTTAGAAAGCGTTTATCGATAA
- a CDS encoding nitrogenase iron protein NifH, with protein sequence MKQIAIYGKGGIGKSSISSNLSVNMASEGFEVLLIGCDPKSDSTINLFGGRRIDTVLDLYKKGITDPDKLIFEGYNGVKGVEVGGPAAGVGCAGRGILVALKTLNKDYYLEKGFDIIIYDVPGDVVCGGFAGPAREGYADEIYIVTSGEYLSVYAANNIAKGLFNLNVKMGGIIGNMRGIPNEEEKIKSYSEEIGSQLINAVERNPKIYESEIEGKTVLEKYPDDSLNLKFKDIGNKIIKNKEARVPNPTTDEKIRSIIGGFY encoded by the coding sequence ATGAAACAAATTGCAATATATGGAAAAGGTGGAATAGGAAAGTCCTCGATATCGTCAAATCTTTCGGTAAATATGGCTTCTGAAGGATTTGAAGTCTTACTTATTGGTTGCGATCCAAAAAGTGATAGCACTATTAATCTCTTTGGTGGTAGACGAATAGATACAGTCTTGGATTTGTACAAGAAAGGTATTACAGACCCAGATAAATTAATTTTTGAAGGATATAATGGTGTAAAAGGTGTTGAGGTAGGCGGGCCCGCTGCAGGAGTAGGGTGTGCAGGCAGAGGAATTCTTGTTGCATTGAAAACACTAAATAAAGATTATTACCTTGAAAAAGGGTTTGACATAATAATATATGATGTCCCAGGGGATGTTGTTTGTGGCGGATTTGCTGGTCCTGCTAGAGAAGGATATGCAGATGAAATTTACATAGTTACTAGCGGGGAATATCTTTCAGTCTATGCAGCAAACAATATTGCAAAGGGCCTATTTAATCTCAATGTAAAGATGGGAGGAATAATAGGAAATATGAGGGGCATACCAAACGAGGAAGAAAAAATAAAATCATATTCAGAAGAGATAGGCTCACAGTTAATTAATGCAGTTGAAAGAAATCCCAAAATATATGAAAGTGAGATTGAGGGTAAAACTGTTCTTGAAAAATACCCAGATGACTCTCTAAATTTAAAATTCAAAGATATTGGAAATAAAATAATTAAAAATAAAGAAGCCAGAGTTCCAAATCCCACAACAGATGAAAAGATAAGATCAATAATTGGAGGGTTCTATTGA
- the cfbD gene encoding Ni-sirohydrochlorin a,c-diamide reductive cyclase catalytic subunit: protein MNILTPRPNPIVAALYTLRDLDVDVAVLHGPSGCGFRAARLLEEDGMKVVTTSMSEEDLIFGASDKLIEVLHEVDELFSPKTIGVVGSCVSMIIGENVKKAIADSGLKDKAFFVEIHGCMGANTRGAIETLKAAMEFGLIDENEFKRQEKMLLLATEVESNSGMAKSKYTRPSRGTELKVVADHIVNLLKENKKIAVILNAKKETAYLFADIPLAINLASKKHGGSVINVGNLSKDVGLLRIKRYVEDIKNNFESNDITIDYISGGMDEYPIAGKNAIEYLKDKDFDLLVAVGIPQALPIINKESIAVTNGPREVHPLEDRGYKYVTVEIASHSTVMGTREIVLSELGEAIRNAAGIQ, encoded by the coding sequence ATGAATATATTAACTCCTAGACCAAATCCTATAGTTGCAGCCTTGTACACATTGAGAGACCTTGATGTCGATGTTGCAGTATTACATGGGCCCTCTGGATGTGGGTTCCGGGCAGCTAGATTACTAGAAGAAGATGGAATGAAAGTAGTAACTACTTCAATGTCAGAAGAAGATTTAATTTTTGGTGCTAGTGATAAACTAATTGAAGTATTACACGAAGTTGATGAGCTTTTTTCCCCCAAGACTATAGGTGTTGTTGGATCATGTGTTAGCATGATAATTGGTGAAAATGTGAAAAAAGCTATAGCCGATTCTGGTTTAAAGGACAAAGCCTTCTTTGTAGAAATCCATGGCTGCATGGGAGCGAATACAAGAGGAGCCATAGAAACCTTGAAGGCTGCAATGGAATTTGGTCTTATTGATGAAAATGAATTTAAAAGACAAGAAAAGATGCTCCTTTTGGCAACTGAAGTTGAGTCAAATAGCGGAATGGCTAAATCAAAATACACTCGACCTTCGAGAGGAACGGAACTTAAGGTAGTTGCAGACCATATAGTCAATCTACTAAAGGAGAACAAAAAAATAGCTGTAATTCTAAATGCAAAAAAAGAGACTGCATATCTTTTTGCAGATATACCTCTTGCAATAAATTTAGCTTCAAAAAAACATGGGGGATCTGTGATAAACGTTGGTAATCTTTCTAAAGATGTGGGCCTCTTAAGAATCAAGAGATACGTAGAAGATATAAAAAATAATTTTGAGTCCAATGACATTACTATTGATTATATTTCTGGAGGAATGGACGAATACCCAATAGCAGGCAAAAACGCAATAGAGTACCTCAAAGATAAAGATTTTGATCTTCTTGTTGCAGTTGGAATACCACAAGCATTACCTATCATAAACAAAGAATCTATAGCAGTTACAAATGGCCCAAGAGAAGTACACCCACTTGAAGACAGAGGATACAAATATGTAACAGTTGAAATAGCTTCACACTCAACTGTGATGGGTACAAGAGAAATTGTTCTTAGTGAACTTGGTGAAGCAATAAGAAATGCTGCAGGGATTCAATGA
- the cfbA gene encoding sirohydrochlorin nickelochelatase, with the protein MKGAILVGHGSRLSYNKELLTKLSEIFKDYFDGGIIEIGFMEMNTPKIMDGVKSAVKKGADELYIIPVFLAKGVHTTEDIPNEVGGFQNGKSTIDVYGKKVKLIYCEPIGPDRRIAEILWDRVKEKY; encoded by the coding sequence ATGAAAGGTGCAATATTAGTTGGACATGGTAGTAGGCTCAGTTACAACAAAGAGCTTCTAACAAAATTATCAGAAATTTTTAAAGATTATTTTGATGGAGGAATAATAGAGATTGGATTCATGGAAATGAATACCCCAAAGATAATGGACGGCGTAAAAAGTGCTGTTAAGAAGGGCGCTGATGAATTGTATATAATTCCAGTATTCTTAGCAAAGGGCGTTCATACAACGGAAGATATTCCAAATGAAGTCGGTGGCTTCCAAAATGGGAAGAGTACAATTGATGTATATGGTAAAAAAGTAAAACTAATTTACTGCGAACCTATTGGCCCTGACAGAAGGATTGCTGAGATTCTTTGGGATAGAGTAAAGGAAAAATATTAA
- a CDS encoding response regulator: MSKILIVEDYKDLSEFYQEFLEGDNLFTASDGEAAVALYKEHKPDVVLMDLKLPKKSGIDATKEIIQFDPKAKIIAITAYGSTIGSKALEAGAKEVLRKPVRFNELKEIIAKYKSI, from the coding sequence ATGTCTAAAATCTTAATAGTAGAGGATTATAAAGATTTATCCGAATTTTATCAGGAATTCTTGGAGGGAGATAATTTGTTCACGGCTTCAGATGGAGAAGCAGCCGTTGCCCTTTACAAAGAGCATAAACCCGATGTAGTTCTAATGGATTTAAAACTCCCAAAAAAAAGTGGCATAGATGCGACTAAGGAGATCATTCAATTTGACCCGAAGGCAAAGATAATTGCCATAACTGCTTATGGTTCTACTATAGGTTCCAAGGCGTTAGAAGCAGGGGCAAAAGAAGTTTTGAGAAAACCTGTCAGATTTAATGAGTTAAAAGAGATAATAGCTAAGTATAAGTCTATTTAG
- a CDS encoding tetratricopeptide repeat protein: MVSKNQEKAFDVLWDNTTYKAINTYREGKYAEAAELAKLSIDIAKKVYGNDSTKVAISMNNLSLIYDAQGKFEEAESLSVKALEIWENNLGSDDPDVATSLNNLAGIYVSRGKYKEAEPLYKRSLDIKQKTLGQNHLEIATGYNNLADLYRLEKKFNEAETLYRKAIEIFEHNKDPKNPDIGSALNNLAEIHKIKGQYTEALNLYKRAFEIWRSAYGPDHPDIATAINNIAGIYYLEGNYGEAEKLYREVLKIDEKSYGKNHHYHAMTFNNIALVKEGIGQYEEAESYFKEAFQISEKTLGEFHPSLVTFFNNLAGLYRAREQYEEAEFYFKKGLIILEKVFGTNNPDVAMAMLNLAEMYESQGRTDEAKRYSESAKSIFKKTLKSD, encoded by the coding sequence GTGGTCTCTAAGAATCAAGAAAAAGCTTTTGACGTACTTTGGGATAACACTACTTATAAGGCAATAAATACTTATCGAGAAGGAAAGTACGCCGAAGCTGCAGAGCTTGCAAAACTTTCTATTGATATTGCAAAAAAAGTTTATGGAAACGATAGTACCAAAGTTGCTATTTCCATGAACAATCTCTCATTGATTTATGATGCCCAAGGAAAGTTTGAAGAAGCTGAATCTCTTTCCGTAAAAGCATTAGAAATATGGGAAAATAATTTAGGCTCCGACGACCCCGATGTTGCCACATCTTTGAATAATCTTGCGGGTATTTATGTATCGAGAGGTAAATACAAAGAGGCCGAACCGCTATATAAAAGATCTTTGGATATTAAACAAAAAACTTTAGGCCAGAATCATCTCGAAATAGCTACAGGTTATAACAACCTGGCAGACCTTTATCGTTTAGAGAAAAAATTCAATGAAGCAGAGACTCTTTACAGGAAAGCGATAGAAATATTTGAACATAACAAAGATCCCAAGAATCCAGATATTGGATCTGCTTTGAATAATTTGGCTGAAATACACAAAATAAAGGGACAATATACTGAAGCATTAAATCTGTATAAGAGGGCATTTGAAATATGGCGAAGTGCTTATGGCCCAGACCACCCAGACATTGCCACAGCAATAAATAACATTGCCGGAATTTATTATCTTGAAGGAAATTACGGGGAAGCTGAAAAACTTTACAGAGAAGTTCTGAAAATTGATGAAAAGAGTTATGGTAAGAATCATCACTATCATGCAATGACATTTAATAATATAGCTCTGGTCAAAGAGGGCATAGGACAATATGAAGAAGCAGAAAGCTACTTTAAAGAAGCATTTCAAATATCTGAGAAAACTTTAGGAGAATTCCATCCTTCGCTTGTGACATTTTTTAATAATCTAGCGGGATTATATCGGGCAAGAGAGCAATACGAAGAAGCAGAATTCTATTTTAAGAAAGGACTTATAATTTTAGAAAAAGTATTTGGCACAAATAATCCTGACGTAGCAATGGCAATGTTAAATCTTGCCGAGATGTATGAATCACAAGGAAGAACTGATGAGGCAAAACGGTATTCTGAAAGTGCGAAAAGTATTTTTAAAAAGACCTTGAAGAGTGATTAA
- the hemB gene encoding porphobilinogen synthase yields MRRLRKNERLRALLREHDVTPNDLIYPIFVHEKSNIEEIPSMPGQFRYPVSELKKITKKAEDLGIPGILLFGMPEIKDEFGSEAYRDKGIVQKAIKIIKDNTDLLVITDICLCQYTSHGHCGLVSDGIIKNDDTLRLLAKTALSHAKAGADIVAPSDMMDGRVLAIRTELDNNSFEEILIMSYAAKFLSSFYGPFREAAHSAPVFGDRRTYQMEPGNILEALREVELDIKEGADIVMVKPALPYLDVIFRVKEKFGLPTAAYNVSGEYSMVKAASKMGWIDENKVMEELLLSIKRAGADFIISYFALEYASR; encoded by the coding sequence TTGAGAAGACTACGAAAAAATGAAAGACTTAGAGCTTTGCTCAGGGAACATGATGTAACCCCAAATGATCTAATTTATCCTATTTTTGTACATGAAAAAAGTAATATAGAAGAGATACCATCTATGCCAGGCCAATTTAGATATCCCGTCTCTGAGTTAAAGAAAATTACAAAAAAAGCGGAAGACCTTGGGATACCGGGAATTTTACTTTTTGGTATGCCTGAAATAAAAGATGAATTTGGTAGTGAAGCGTATAGAGATAAAGGAATTGTTCAAAAGGCAATTAAAATTATAAAGGATAATACCGACCTTCTTGTGATTACAGATATTTGTCTTTGTCAATATACTTCGCACGGTCACTGTGGATTAGTAAGTGATGGAATTATAAAAAATGATGACACATTGAGATTATTAGCTAAAACAGCTTTGTCCCATGCAAAAGCGGGTGCAGATATAGTAGCCCCGTCTGACATGATGGATGGAAGAGTTCTTGCAATAAGAACTGAATTAGACAATAACTCTTTCGAAGAAATTTTGATTATGTCTTATGCTGCAAAATTTTTATCATCCTTTTATGGCCCCTTTAGAGAAGCGGCCCATTCTGCACCAGTTTTTGGTGATAGGAGGACCTACCAAATGGAACCTGGAAATATCTTGGAAGCTCTAAGAGAAGTTGAACTCGACATTAAAGAAGGTGCCGATATTGTTATGGTGAAACCTGCCTTGCCTTACCTAGACGTCATATTTCGGGTAAAGGAAAAATTTGGACTTCCCACAGCAGCATACAATGTCAGTGGCGAATATTCTATGGTAAAGGCGGCGTCAAAGATGGGTTGGATCGATGAAAATAAAGTAATGGAAGAGTTACTCCTATCCATAAAACGTGCTGGAGCTGACTTTATTATATCGTACTTTGCATTGGAGTACGCATCTCGATGA
- the hemA gene encoding glutamyl-tRNA reductase, whose protein sequence is MFLLNFMITYQNAPVYVREKFSFSKKHRNELMRQICCETGVKGCVILNTCNRTEIYCVADRGESIEGIILLLKDISPDVENYLEVTSGNEAIRHLFRVASGLESLIIGENQILSQVKNNYFECKSECSTDSLLDIIFNQAIRVGKLVRTNTDISKGGVSVGSAAVKLAENIFGSLVDKKILIVGAGEMSCLIAKSLSSKGVDGVYVSNRNYETAKNIAETIGGQALKFDYLMDHIKVSDLVITATSAPHTIIHANEIKEIVKERNKDLVIIDIAIPKDVEDSVGKIESVHLYNIDSLSEIAKENMEIRREEAEKASLIVEQELKKLETNLKGMFVEPYIADVWVKAEDIRKTELDRALRMLNLDNEKDIMILEDLTKAIVSKVLHKPVRDLREKVYNNLEAVESFQKLD, encoded by the coding sequence ATGTTCCTACTAAATTTTATGATTACCTACCAAAACGCCCCAGTATATGTGAGGGAAAAATTTTCCTTTTCTAAAAAACATAGAAATGAACTCATGAGACAAATATGTTGTGAAACTGGTGTAAAAGGATGCGTAATACTAAATACCTGCAATAGAACAGAGATATATTGTGTAGCAGACAGGGGCGAATCTATAGAGGGCATTATCCTTCTTTTGAAGGATATAAGCCCTGATGTTGAGAATTATTTAGAGGTAACTAGTGGAAATGAAGCGATAAGGCATTTGTTTAGAGTTGCTTCAGGTTTAGAATCACTAATTATTGGCGAAAATCAGATTTTATCCCAAGTTAAAAATAATTATTTTGAATGTAAAAGCGAATGCTCAACGGATTCATTATTGGACATTATTTTTAATCAAGCAATAAGAGTTGGAAAACTTGTAAGAACAAATACTGATATTTCTAAAGGTGGAGTTTCAGTTGGAAGCGCAGCAGTCAAACTTGCCGAAAATATATTTGGTTCTTTAGTTGATAAAAAAATATTGATTGTTGGTGCAGGAGAAATGAGTTGTCTTATTGCTAAGTCACTCTCTTCAAAAGGTGTTGATGGCGTATATGTTTCGAATAGAAACTATGAGACGGCAAAAAATATAGCAGAAACCATTGGTGGTCAAGCGTTAAAATTTGATTATTTGATGGACCATATCAAAGTTTCAGATCTTGTTATAACTGCAACTTCTGCCCCCCATACAATAATTCATGCGAATGAAATTAAAGAAATAGTAAAGGAACGAAATAAAGACTTAGTGATCATAGACATTGCAATACCAAAAGACGTTGAGGACTCTGTTGGGAAAATTGAAAGTGTACATCTTTACAATATTGACTCACTATCGGAAATAGCTAAAGAGAATATGGAAATAAGAAGGGAAGAAGCTGAAAAGGCATCATTGATAGTCGAACAAGAATTAAAAAAACTTGAAACTAATCTTAAAGGAATGTTTGTAGAGCCTTATATAGCGGATGTTTGGGTAAAAGCTGAAGATATAAGAAAAACAGAATTAGATAGAGCTTTAAGAATGCTTAATCTTGATAATGAAAAAGATATAATGATTTTAGAGGATTTGACAAAGGCCATAGTTTCTAAGGTTTTGCATAAACCAGTCAGAGATTTAAGGGAAAAAGTATACAATAACTTGGAGGCGGTAGAATCTTTCCAGAAGTTAGATTGA
- a CDS encoding bifunctional precorrin-2 dehydrogenase/sirohydrochlorin ferrochelatase: MYFPIILNTNKEVLIVGAGNVSLRKTKKLLEFTNNIKVISSEFHKDFDNLNIKKIKMEINEENFPTLISKDISFVILSLNNKDLNRKLCNICKKNRIMVNVVDDKELSDIIFPAVIEKENLLIAISTKGECPYYSKKLKEEIAEFIDRKDKEAKILINARKKGDALDDTYKKIKRGL, translated from the coding sequence TTGTACTTCCCAATCATTCTTAACACAAATAAAGAAGTTTTAATCGTTGGTGCAGGCAATGTATCCCTTAGAAAAACAAAAAAACTTCTTGAATTTACGAATAATATTAAAGTTATTTCTTCAGAGTTTCATAAAGATTTTGATAATCTAAATATTAAAAAAATTAAAATGGAAATAAATGAAGAGAATTTTCCTACACTAATTAGCAAAGATATCAGCTTTGTTATACTATCATTAAATAATAAGGATCTAAACAGAAAACTATGCAACATTTGTAAAAAAAATAGAATAATGGTAAATGTAGTTGATGATAAAGAACTGTCGGATATAATCTTCCCAGCTGTTATAGAAAAGGAAAATCTACTAATTGCAATATCCACTAAAGGAGAATGTCCATACTATTCCAAAAAACTTAAAGAAGAAATAGCGGAATTTATCGATAGAAAAGATAAAGAAGCAAAAATATTGATTAATGCTAGAAAGAAAGGGGATGCCCTTGATGACACTTATAAAAAAATTAAAAGAGGATTGTGA